Below is a genomic region from Streptococcus salivarius.
TTATTAACAATAGAAATAGTCCCACTCAAATCGCCTTGAGTTGGATCTGCTTCGACACTGGCATTAGCAGTAAATCGTCCTGTGTAGTCCACGCTTTGGTCAAAGACATGTTTACCTGGCAAGAGATTAGCTGTAGCTGAAAATTGCCATGCACCAGTTTTGGCATTATAGCGCATGTTTTTAGCGCTCGTTGCTGTAAGACTTGACGATGGGTACTGGGCAACCCAGAAATTCTCAATACCAAATTGAGAGGTTGAGACAGGTCCACGGTAGCCTAGATTGTTCTCATCCAACCAGCTGGCACTTGTGTAGAACATCAAGTTGTTGTATCCATGCTTACGCATTTCGTTAACCCAAGCTTGGGTGTTACGGTTGATATTTGGAAGCATATTAGAATCTTCGAAGTCATTAACCATAACAGTACTCTTTGGAAGGTTCAGTTTTTGTGCAGCTTGGATATAGAAACGAGCCTCTGCACGTGCTTCTTCCTCAGTTGTGTATCGAGAAAAATGATAGGTTGATACTTGAAGACCAGCAATTTGAGCATTGCGAACTTGTGATGGTGCTTTAGGGTTGTTGTACCAAGTGTCCTCAGTCAACTTGACAACGACACCACCCACACCTTGACGTGCAAGAGCACGATAGTCATCTACACTGATATCACCATTATGGCTGCTGACATCGATAAAAGTCTTTGGTTGTACCTTAAGCGTTTGCGAAGGAACATCCGTGGAATTCGTCAATTTAGCAGGTGTTGCTACAGCACTGTTTGACGTCTCCGAACTTGTCGCACTTGTAGAAGCTGTTGCACTTTCTGAACTTACAACTGAAGACGTTACTGAAGTTGATGCCGTTGCAGCCTCGGAACTTTGTGAAGCAGGAGACATAGATACCGCTGGAGCACTAGCTTTTGCCACTTCACTCTGATATGATACCTCTTAAGTAGACAAGGTAAATACCTAAAATCTACTTAAGAGGTATTTTTATGTCTAGAAGAGAAAGATTCACCCCATACGAGAAAGAACAAGCTTGTCTCGATTATATTAATGGAAATCGTTCCAGATCTGAAATATGTAACTGTCTCCATATTTCCACAAGGACGATTCAAGATTGGGCCGCCATCTATAAAAAATATGGGATTTTAGGATTCACAAAGAAAACAAAAAACAGTTCCTATTCAAAAGAATTTAAAATGGAACTTGTAGAAAAATGTATTAGTGGTGAGGCTTCATCTATTGATTTAGGTCATCAGTATGATATTTCTTCAGGACTTTTAAGAAAGTGGATTAGGATGTATAATGCCAATATAGAACTTAAGGATTACAATCCAAAACAGGGGGTCTATATGGCAAAAGCAAGACGTAAAACTACTATTGATGAGCGTAAAGAGATTGTCAATTATTGTATTGAACACAATCGCAATTATAAGGAAACGGCGTCACTTTATGATGTTTCTTATAGCCAAGTGTATTCGTGGGTGAAAAAGTATGATAGTGATGGTGAAGAAGGTTTAGTTGACAAAAGGGGTCATCACAAACTAGATGATGAGGTTGATGAATTAGAACGTTTACGAAGAGAAAATGTGCGCTTAAAACGTCAGTTAGAAGAAAAGGATATGGCTGTTGAACTCTTAAAAAAAGTGAAAGAATTCGGAAGGATGTGAGGCTAGGGAAACAGCGCCACGAATCAAAATACTTAGCGATTGAAGACTTCAACACAAATAAAGGGTGGAGCATTAGCTGGATGTGTCATCAGCTCGGCATTACGAGGTCTGCATTTTATAAATGGAAACATAGAATAGTTCCAGAACAAGAACAATTAAACAGCGAAATTGCGGAATTAATTAAAGAATATGACGAACGTTTTTCACACATCTTGGGATACCGAAGAATGACCGATTGGATCAATCATTTCAATCATACGAATTACTCAAGAAAGAGAATTCACCGAATTATGAAAATACTCGATATTCACGCTTTTATCCGTAAGAAAAGGAAAAAATACAAGACTGCCAAGTCTGAAGAAACTGCAGAAAATAAGTTATCAAGAAACTTCTATACGACTGCTCCGAACAAAAAATGGGTAACAGATGTTACAGAGTTTAAGATTCCTAACTCTCATAAGAAACTTTATCTGAGTGCCATACTTGATTTATATGACCGCTATCCTATTGCTTTTGTCATAAGTGGTCGAAATGACAATCGGCTAGTCTTCAAAACATTTGACAAAGCTATTGAAAAAAATCCCACAGCTAAGCCTATATTTCACAGCGATAGAGGGTTTCAATATACCAATAAAAACTTTCAAAAAAAGCTGAAAGATACTGATATGATTCAATCCATGTCAAGAGTAGGCCATTGTATTGATAACGGACCAATAGAAGGTTTTTGGGGAATTATAAAATCGGAAATGTATCAGATGTATGAGATTTCAGATGAGGCCTCCCTCCGATATGCCATCAAAGACTATATCCGATTTTACTGTCAAGAGCGTCCACAAAGCAGATATGACTGTAGAACGCCTTTGGAAGTCAGAAACGCTGCCT
It encodes:
- a CDS encoding helix-turn-helix domain-containing protein; amino-acid sequence: MSRRERFTPYEKEQACLDYINGNRSRSEICNCLHISTRTIQDWAAIYKKYGILGFTKKTKNSSYSKEFKMELVEKCISGEASSIDLGHQYDISSGLLRKWIRMYNANIELKDYNPKQGVYMAKARRKTTIDERKEIVNYCIEHNRNYKETASLYDVSYSQVYSWVKKYDSDGEEGLVDKRGHHKLDDEVDELERLRRENVRLKRQLEEKDMAVELLKKVKEFGRM
- a CDS encoding IS3 family transposase, which produces MRLGKQRHESKYLAIEDFNTNKGWSISWMCHQLGITRSAFYKWKHRIVPEQEQLNSEIAELIKEYDERFSHILGYRRMTDWINHFNHTNYSRKRIHRIMKILDIHAFIRKKRKKYKTAKSEETAENKLSRNFYTTAPNKKWVTDVTEFKIPNSHKKLYLSAILDLYDRYPIAFVISGRNDNRLVFKTFDKAIEKNPTAKPIFHSDRGFQYTNKNFQKKLKDTDMIQSMSRVGHCIDNGPIEGFWGIIKSEMYQMYEISDEASLRYAIKDYIRFYCQERPQSRYDCRTPLEVRNAALTSEHPLSYPIAKNNKIEKYKSKWSA